The Pseudomonas sp. FP198 genomic interval TTGGCAAACAGCTCGTCCGGGGGGCTCCCAAATCGAACATTTCGACTATGATACCCGGGTGTGCCCAGTTGGCCTGAGCAGCACAGTACACTGAAAATATATGTTTCTTGGAGATACACCATGTCTAATCGCCAAACCGGCACCGTTAAATGGTTCAACGATGAAAAAGGCTTCGGCTTCATCACTCCTCAAGGTGGCGGTGACGACCTGTTCGTACACTTCAAAGCTATCGAAAGCGACGGTTTCAAAAGCCTGAAAGAAGGCCAGACCGTTTCC includes:
- a CDS encoding cold-shock protein, translated to MSNRQTGTVKWFNDEKGFGFITPQGGGDDLFVHFKAIESDGFKSLKEGQTVSFVAEKGQKGMQAAQVRPE